One Kushneria konosiri genomic window, GCACAGGCAGTGACGTGCCCGTCAAATGCTGACCCGCCAGTGCCTTGGCACGGGCCAGGCGCACCACATAATCGACGACAGGCTCACCGGGTTGCGGCGTTTCATCCAGATCCACCGGGCAGGCGCGCGCGGACACCCCAATGGTCGAGAGCAGTTCAAGGCGCCTTGGGGACGCCGAAGCAAGAATCAGATCAGGCGATGACATGCGTATGGGATATCCGAAAAAAGGGCTGCAAGGGGCGCCCCGATTCACCGAACGGCATCAGGTCTGGCAAAAGCGAACGGAAAATCAAAAGGAGGCAAAGCGTCGTCGTACGATCTGCATCAGGGTAAACAGCCAGGGCCATAGTATGCCACCCAGAAGCGCGGCATAAACAAACTCGAGATGAAGCGGCGCCCCCAGTAAAATAGCCCGCAGCCACTGCTCGAAAAGCTGCATCAATGCCAGCACGACCGTGACCAGCATGGCCTGTCGCCATAGCGCATAAATACGCATGCGCTGGTACAAAAGCAGCGTCAGAAAGGCAATGGCGGCATACAGCAGCGCGTTCTCACCCAGCGGCGTGCCCTGTAGTAGATCAATCAGCATCCCGACCAGAAAGCCGTGAAAGACCCCCACCCGATATGGCGTGATGATGCACCAGTAAATCAGGATCAGTCCCACCCAGTTGGGTCGCCATAAAAGCCACTCTTCAGGCAAAGGCATGACCTGAAGAATCAAACCACACAGAAAGGACAGTGGGATAACCGCCGAATAGCCTCTCATTGACGCGTCTCCTGACGATCGGGGCGAACCACTTGAAGGGCCGCATCGACGGCTTCAGGACTCAGCCGCTCACGGGTGGGCTTGAGCTGATCGTGGGTAAACAGCAACAGGAAATTGCGGCTGCGATCAAGCTGCGCGACGGGTCTGACATCCACTGTTGCAAAGGGTGTGCCGGCATTGCGCACAATCCGGCTGACGCGCGCCACCGGATAACCTTCCGGAAAACGTCCGGTCAGACCCGAAGTCACCAGCAGGTCACCCTCGCGAATATCGGTGTTGTTGGGCACGTTATCCAGCGTCAGATGATCGGGCTGGCCGGCACCGCGCGCGATAAAGCGCAGGCCATTGCGATTGACCTGGACAGGCACCGAATGACTGGCATCGGTGATCAGAAGCACTCGACTCGAGTAGCGCGAGACCGAAATGATCTGGCCGACCAGCCCCGCCGAATCCACCACCGGCTGGCCGCTATACACGCCGCTTTGCTGGCCGCGGTCAAGAATCATCTGCTGCAGAAAGGGATCATTGTCGAGCGTCAAGAGTCCCGCCGTCAGCCAGGGAATTTCCTGACGCGGCGCGGCCTTCAAAAGCTCACGCAGGCGAATGTTTTCCTCGGAAAGACTGGCCATGCGCTGAACGCGCTGTGAGAGAGTCAGAAGACGCTCGCGAAGTCGGCGATTGTCATTGACCAGCCGGGTCTGATCACTCAGTGCCAGAGAGGCCAGACTCAACCCTCGTGCCGGCAGGCTGACCACCCACTGTACCGGGGCGACCACGGTGGAAATCTGGGCACGCACGTCATCCATCCAGCTCATGCGCTGGTCGGCAAACATGAGAAAAGACGCCAGAATGACGCACAGAATCATTCGGTAACCGGGAATGGGACCGTGCGAAAAAAGCGGTTTGATAGGCCTTCCTCCCGCGAACCGTATGCAGCCGGCGCAAGGCGCGCCGGCTGCCGCTGACATCAGTCGGTAGACAGCAGTTCGAAGGTGTGCTGATCGATCATTTCAAGCGCCTTGCCACCACCACGGGCCACACAGGTCAGCGGGTCCTCGGCGATAATGACCGGCAGACCGGTCTCTTCGGCAATCAGCTTGTCGATATCACGCAAAAGACCGCCACCGCCGGTAATCACCAGACCACGATCGGCAATGTCGGAGGCAAGCTCCGGGGGCGACTGCTCCAGTGCGCTCTTGACCACGGCCACGATCGAAGCCAGCGGCTCCTGCAGGGCATCCAGAATCTCGTTGGAGTTCAGGGTGAAGCTGCGTGGCACGCCTTCGGCAAGATTGCGCCCACGAACATCGATTTCACGAAGCTCGCCACCGGGCCAGGCACAGCCGATCTCTTCCTTGATGCGCTCGGCCGTGGCCTCGCCGATCAGGCTGCCGTAATGGCGGCGCACGTAGGCCGTGATGGCTTCATCGAAGCGGTCACCGCCCACCCGCACGGATTCGGAATAGACCACACCGGACAGCGAAATGATGGCAATTTCGGTGGTGCCGCCACCGATGTCGACCACCATGGAACCGGTGGCTTCCTCGACCGGAAGGCCGGCGCCGATAGCGGCCGCCATGGGCTCTTCGATCAAAAAGACTTCGCGGGCACCCGCCCCTTCGGCGGATTCCTTGATCGCGCGGCGCTCAACCTGCGTCGACATGCAGGGAACGCAGACCAGAACACGAGGGCTGGGCGTCAAAAAGGTGCTTTGATGCACCTTTCGAATAAAATACTGGAGCATCTGCTCGGTGACGGTGAAGTCGGCAATGACGCCGTCCTTCATCGGACGAATGGCCGTGATGTTACCGGGTGTACGTCCCAGCATCCGTTTGGCATCAAGGCCAACAGCGGCCACGCTTCTCATGCTGCCGGACTGGCGGATGGCCACGACCGAGGGTTCATCAAGCACGATACCGCGACCACGTACATAAATCAGAGTATTGGCCGTTCCCAGATCGATCGACAGATCACTGGAAAACAACCCCCGTAAACGTTTAAACATGAAAGTCTTTCACCTGGGCCAGACCGGAACTTGTGCGGATGCAAACGGTATCATCGCCGTCATGATGCGGCAAGCAGCCCGCCTGCCATGCTGTCGCTGCTTATGATACCTTCTTCCTACCACGTGGCCTCCCTTCTTTTTGTTGGTTTTATGCAGCCCGACGAGAAGTTGGACGGTCACACTTTTGCCATTCAACCCTGCATTGTTCAAAGGTAGAACCGCCATGGCTATTGAACACGCCAATGTTCTGCGCGCAGCGCATCTGGCCCGTCTGGGCGTGAGTGATGCCCAGGCGGAACGCTATGTCGACGATCTGTCTCGCATTCTCGAGATGGTCGACCGGCTTTCCGAGATCGACACCGAAGGCGTCGCCCCGCTGTCCCACCCGCTGGATGCCACCCAGCCGCTGCGCGCTGACGAGGCGATCGAAGCCAACCGCCGCGACAGCTTTCAGAAGATCGCCCCGGCCACGGCAGACGGCCTTTATCTGGTGCCGCGTGTGGTTGAGTGATCGACTGACACCCTGACCGGCCTGACATGCGACAGATCAGAGACACTGCCCCGACCCCGGGCAGCCAAGGAGTTAAAAGCCCCCATGCATGACAAGACACTTGCCGAACTGGCCCGCGGCCTGGCTGCCGGTGACTTTTCCAGTCGTGAACTGACGAGTTCGCTGCTTGAGCGCATCAAGCGCCATGACGGCGCGCTCAACAGCTTTATCACGGTCACCGGCGAGCAGGCGCTCAAGGAAGCCGATGCAGCCGATGCCCTGCGCCAAAAGGGCGAGGCCGGCATCCTCAGCGGCCTGCCGCTGGCCTACAAGGACATTTTCTGCACCGAGGGCGTGCGCACCAGTGCCGGCTCGAAGATGCTGGACAACTTTATCGCCCCCTATAACGCCACCGTGGTGGAAAAGCTTCGCCACGCCGGCACGGTCAGCCTTGGCAAGACCAACATGGACGAGTTCGCCATGGGCTCTTCCAACGAAAACAGCTATTACGGCCCGGTCAAGAACCCCTGGAACCCGACACTGGTTCCCGGCGGCTCCTCGGGCGGCAGTGCCGCTGCCGTGGCGGCTGGTCTCGTTCCGGCCGCGCTGGGCACCGATACCGGGGGGTCGATCCGCCAGCCGGCAGCCTTTTGTGGCATTACCGGTCTCAAGCCGACCTACGGGCGGGTTTCACGCTACGGCATGATCGCCTATGCCTCGAGCCTTGATCAGGCCGGCCCCATGGCCCGCACGGCCGAAGACTGCGCCATGCTGATGAACGCCATGGCCGGCCATGACGCACGCGACTCCACAAGCGTGTCGCGCCATGTGCCCGACTACACCCAGGGGCTGGACAAGCCGCTCAACGGTCTCAAGATCGGTCTGCCGGTGGAGTATTTCGGTGAAGGCCTGTCCCCCGAGGTCGAGACAGCGGTACGTGAGGCGGTCCGGGTCTACGAGTCCCTCGGCGCTCAGGTCATTGATGTCAGCCTGCCGCATACCAGCATGGCGATTCCGGCCTATTACGTCATTGCCCCGGCCGAGGCCTCTTCCAACCTGTCCCGCTTTGACGGCGTACGTTTTGGTCACCGCTGCGATGACCCGGCAGATCTTGAAGACCTCTACAAGCGCACTCGCGCCGAAGGCTTTGGGGACGAAGTCAAGCGCCGCATCCTGATCGGCACGCATACCCTCTCGGAAGGCTTTTTCGATGCCTACTATCGCAAGGCACAGCAGATTCGCCGCCTGATCCGCCAGGATTTTCTTGATGCCTTTACCCGCGTGGATGTCCTCATGGGGCCGGCTGCGCCGACCACGGCCTTCGAGCTGGGGGCCAAGGCCGATCCGGTGCAGATGTATCTGCAGGACATCTACACCATCGCCATCAACCTGGCCGGCATTCCCGGCATCAGCGTGCCGGCCGGTCTGGTCGACAATCGTCCGGTAGGCCTTCAGATTCTGGGACCGCATTTCGGCGAGGCCCATCTTCTCAACGTGGCGCATGTCTATCAGCAGGCCACGGACTGGCATCAGCGCCGGCCCGAGATCAAGGAGTAACAACATGCAGTGGGAAGTCGTGATCGGGCTTGAAGTCCACGTGCAGCTTTCGACCTGCTCGAAAATCTTTTCCGGCGCCTCGACCGCTTTTGGCGCCGAGCCCAATACCCAGGCCTGCGGCATCGACCTCGGACTGCCGGGCACGCTGCCGGTGCTCAACGAAAACGCCGTGGCCATGGCAGTGCGCTTTGGCCTGGCCATCAATGCCGAGATCCCTGAATACTCGGTGTTCGAGCGCAAGAACTATTTTTACCCGGACCTTCCCAAGGGCTACCAGACCAGTCAGATGGCCCATCCGGTGGTCGGCCGCGGCGAAGTCGACATCACCCTGGGCGATGGTACGGTCAAGACGGTGCGCATCCATCATGCCCACCTTGAGGAAGATGCCGGCAAGTCGCTGCATGAAGACTACAGCGGCATGACCGGCATTGATCTTAACCGGGCCGGCACGCCGCTTCTGGAAATTGTCTCCGAGCCCGACATGCACAGTGCCGAAGAGGCTTCTGCCTATATTCGCGCCATTCACGCCATCGTGACTTATCTGGGCATTTCGGATGGCAACATGGCAGAGGGCTCGATGCGCTGCGACGTCAACGTCTCGCTGCGCCCGAAGGGTCAGGAAAAGCTGGGCACCCGTGCCGAGATCAAAAACGTCAACTCCTTCCGCTTCGTGGAGCGCGCCATCGCGTTTGAGATCGAGCGCCAGAGCGAAATACTCGAGGAAGGGGGCGTCGTCATTCAGGAAACCCGTCTCTACAATCCGGATCTGGACGAAACCCGTTCGATGCGGACCAAGGAAGAAGCCAACGACTATCGTTACTTCCCCTGCCCCGATCTGTTGCCTCTGATGCTGGATGAAGCCTATGTCGAGCATCAGCGTTCACTGCTGCCGGAACTGCCGAGCGAGAAGCGTCAGCGCTTTGTCGAATCGCTTGGTCTGTCCACCTACGACGCCGACGTGTTGACCGGCTCGCGAGCGCTGGCCGAATATTTCGAAGCCGTACAACAGCATTGCGGCGATGCCAAGCTCGCAGCCAACTGGGTTCAGGGTGACCTGCTGGGTCGACTCAATCGTGACGGGCTCGACATCACCGAAAGCCCGGTCAGCGCCGAGCAGCTTGGTGGGCTGCTCATGCGTCTGGCCGATGACACCATCAACGGCAAGGCCGCCAAGCAGGTCTTTGCCGATTTGTGGGAATGCAAGGGCGAGACGGCCGATGAGATCATCGACGCCCGTGGCCTCAAGCAGGTCACCGACACCGGTGCGATTGAATCCCTGTGCGATCAGGTGATTGCCGATAACCCGGTGCAGGTGACCCAATACCGTGAAGCCACCGAGGACAAGCGCGGCAAGATGATCGGCTTTTTCGTCGGCCAGGTCATGAAGGCCTCGCGCGGTACGGCCAACCCACCTCAGGTCAATGCCATGCTCAAGGAAAAGCTCGACGCCCTGCTGTAAGCGCCAGCCATCACCATGAAGGCATGATGTGGGTAAATATGACTCGGGTAAAAATCCGAGCACAAAAAGGGGCGCCATCAGGCGCCCCTTTTTCATGTCTTTCCTG contains:
- the mreD gene encoding rod shape-determining protein MreD produces the protein MRGYSAVIPLSFLCGLILQVMPLPEEWLLWRPNWVGLILIYWCIITPYRVGVFHGFLVGMLIDLLQGTPLGENALLYAAIAFLTLLLYQRMRIYALWRQAMLVTVVLALMQLFEQWLRAILLGAPLHLEFVYAALLGGILWPWLFTLMQIVRRRFASF
- the mreC gene encoding rod shape-determining protein MreC — its product is MSAAAGAPCAGCIRFAGGRPIKPLFSHGPIPGYRMILCVILASFLMFADQRMSWMDDVRAQISTVVAPVQWVVSLPARGLSLASLALSDQTRLVNDNRRLRERLLTLSQRVQRMASLSEENIRLRELLKAAPRQEIPWLTAGLLTLDNDPFLQQMILDRGQQSGVYSGQPVVDSAGLVGQIISVSRYSSRVLLITDASHSVPVQVNRNGLRFIARGAGQPDHLTLDNVPNNTDIREGDLLVTSGLTGRFPEGYPVARVSRIVRNAGTPFATVDVRPVAQLDRSRNFLLLFTHDQLKPTRERLSPEAVDAALQVVRPDRQETRQ
- a CDS encoding rod shape-determining protein, encoding MFKRLRGLFSSDLSIDLGTANTLIYVRGRGIVLDEPSVVAIRQSGSMRSVAAVGLDAKRMLGRTPGNITAIRPMKDGVIADFTVTEQMLQYFIRKVHQSTFLTPSPRVLVCVPCMSTQVERRAIKESAEGAGAREVFLIEEPMAAAIGAGLPVEEATGSMVVDIGGGTTEIAIISLSGVVYSESVRVGGDRFDEAITAYVRRHYGSLIGEATAERIKEEIGCAWPGGELREIDVRGRNLAEGVPRSFTLNSNEILDALQEPLASIVAVVKSALEQSPPELASDIADRGLVITGGGGLLRDIDKLIAEETGLPVIIAEDPLTCVARGGGKALEMIDQHTFELLSTD
- the gatC gene encoding Asp-tRNA(Asn)/Glu-tRNA(Gln) amidotransferase subunit GatC, producing the protein MAIEHANVLRAAHLARLGVSDAQAERYVDDLSRILEMVDRLSEIDTEGVAPLSHPLDATQPLRADEAIEANRRDSFQKIAPATADGLYLVPRVVE
- the gatA gene encoding Asp-tRNA(Asn)/Glu-tRNA(Gln) amidotransferase subunit GatA, whose product is MHDKTLAELARGLAAGDFSSRELTSSLLERIKRHDGALNSFITVTGEQALKEADAADALRQKGEAGILSGLPLAYKDIFCTEGVRTSAGSKMLDNFIAPYNATVVEKLRHAGTVSLGKTNMDEFAMGSSNENSYYGPVKNPWNPTLVPGGSSGGSAAAVAAGLVPAALGTDTGGSIRQPAAFCGITGLKPTYGRVSRYGMIAYASSLDQAGPMARTAEDCAMLMNAMAGHDARDSTSVSRHVPDYTQGLDKPLNGLKIGLPVEYFGEGLSPEVETAVREAVRVYESLGAQVIDVSLPHTSMAIPAYYVIAPAEASSNLSRFDGVRFGHRCDDPADLEDLYKRTRAEGFGDEVKRRILIGTHTLSEGFFDAYYRKAQQIRRLIRQDFLDAFTRVDVLMGPAAPTTAFELGAKADPVQMYLQDIYTIAINLAGIPGISVPAGLVDNRPVGLQILGPHFGEAHLLNVAHVYQQATDWHQRRPEIKE
- the gatB gene encoding Asp-tRNA(Asn)/Glu-tRNA(Gln) amidotransferase subunit GatB, encoding MQWEVVIGLEVHVQLSTCSKIFSGASTAFGAEPNTQACGIDLGLPGTLPVLNENAVAMAVRFGLAINAEIPEYSVFERKNYFYPDLPKGYQTSQMAHPVVGRGEVDITLGDGTVKTVRIHHAHLEEDAGKSLHEDYSGMTGIDLNRAGTPLLEIVSEPDMHSAEEASAYIRAIHAIVTYLGISDGNMAEGSMRCDVNVSLRPKGQEKLGTRAEIKNVNSFRFVERAIAFEIERQSEILEEGGVVIQETRLYNPDLDETRSMRTKEEANDYRYFPCPDLLPLMLDEAYVEHQRSLLPELPSEKRQRFVESLGLSTYDADVLTGSRALAEYFEAVQQHCGDAKLAANWVQGDLLGRLNRDGLDITESPVSAEQLGGLLMRLADDTINGKAAKQVFADLWECKGETADEIIDARGLKQVTDTGAIESLCDQVIADNPVQVTQYREATEDKRGKMIGFFVGQVMKASRGTANPPQVNAMLKEKLDALL